In one window of Myotis daubentonii chromosome 13, mMyoDau2.1, whole genome shotgun sequence DNA:
- the MMRN2 gene encoding multimerin-2 isoform X2, whose protein sequence is MYRIAHKPVYQVKQKVLASVVWRCCPGFAGSDCQHHDPAATPEPADPGDDLQEHWAGPADVEPAAETSNIRVRQERLLRGLQNDIHHPADSLPGPGMAPASNLTAAVTEAHEEALEFPGKSLEQVLPFSPVWSGFNQSLHSLLEAVRNLSLDVEANRQAIGMVRDSAVPRADFQELGAKFETKVQENSQRVGQLQQEVEDRLNAQQLSLQHSLSEVQAEVDTKLKRLLKAQEHLSNSSLAAAAAGAGARPEPESLQARLSQLQRNLSALHLDTSHREEALQGTLADMQATLDRHVEEIKELYSESDETFDQISAVEQQVEKLQGTQQELRELRVALMEKSLIVEENKVDTDRQLLELNLTLQHLQGGLADLIKYVTDCNCQKPPGGPDGTQEGPGNTMRDPEGAHGSLDLRRPGDGSSLRALEHAVAAVSRGLEEQRAEAQQAGADRARLRTQLRALSGQAAALQAAEGELRRAAGELRASFAALLADALRHEALLAALFGEDVVAEEEPGPLALSYEQMRVGLQDAALGLHEQARGWAALAARVTALEQAGAAGGEAAGPARELQRLGQCCAAGASGAAALNSSLQGLHGAVSAAQLGLQRHQQLFHRLFANFQGLVAANVSLDLGKLQAMLGRKERKEQKALDASRRRDKKQVRPLADADVHGPAPRALGAEPQEAGSPVAFYAGFSGGMAAPQTVKFDAAHINVGSSYFAEDGCFRAPERGVYLFAASIEFGPGPGAGQLVCGGHHRTPIGAAEERRGGGAATAFALAELREGERVWVEVTQGSVRQGSPPGTAFGGFLLFRT, encoded by the exons at GTACCGCATAGCCCACAAGCCGGTGTACCAGGTCAAACAGAAGGTGCTGGCCTCCGTGGTCTGGAGGTGCTGCCCGGGCTTTGCTGGCTCTGACTGCCAGCACCATG ATCCTGCTGCGACCCCTGAGCCCGCAGACCCGGGTGACGACCTCCAGGAGCACTGGGCCGGGCCGGCGGACGTGGAACCTG CTGCAGAGACCAGCAACATCAGGGTGCGGCAGGAACGCCTGCTGAGAGGTCTCCAGAATGACATCCACCACCCGGCGGACAGCCTCCCAGGCCCGGGGATGGCCCCGGCAAGCAACCTCACAGCCGCAGTGACTGAGGCACATGAGGAGGCGCTTG AGTTTCCCGGCAAGTCCTTGGAGCAGGTGCTGCCTTTCAGCCCCGTTTGGAGCGGCTTTAACCAGAGCCTGCACAGCCTCTTGGAGGCCGTCAGAAACCTCTCTCTTGATGTGGAGGCCAACCGACAGGCCATCGGCATGGTCCGGGACAGCGCCGTGCCCAGGGCTGACTTCCAGGAGCTTGGAGCCAAGTTTGAGACCAAGGTCCAGGAGAACAGCCAGAGAGTGGGCCAGCTGCAGCAGGAGGTGGAGGACCGGCTGAACGCCCAGCAGCTCTCCCTGCAGCATTCGCTTTCCGAGGTCCAGGCGGAAGTGGACACCAAGTTGAAGAGGCTCCTTAAGGCCCAGGAGCACCTGTCCAATAGCAGCCTGGCGGCAGCCGCGGCTGGGGCAGGAGCCCGGCCCGAGCCGGAGAgcctgcaggcccggctgagcCAGCTGCAGAGGAACCTCTCGGCGCTGCACCTGGACACCAGCCACAGGGAAGAGGCGCTGCAGGGCACCCTGGCGGACATGCAGGCGACCCTCGACCGGCACGTGGAAGAGATCAAGGAGTTGTATTCCGAATCGGACGAGACCTTCGATCAGATCAGTGCGGTGGAGCAGCAGGTGGAGAAGCTGCAGGGAACCCAGCAGGAGCTGCGGGAGTTGCGCGTGGCCCTGATGGAGAAGTCGCTCATCGTGGAGGAGAACAAGGTGGACACGGACCGGCAGCTCCTGGAGCTCAACCTCACCCTCCAGCACCTGCAGGGCGGCCTCGCCGACCTCATCAAGTACGTCACGGACTGCAACTGCCAGAAGCCCCCCGGGGGCCCGGACGGTACCCAGGAGGGCCCGGGGAACACCATGCGCGACCCGGAGGGCGCCCACGGGAGCCTGGACCTGCGGCGCCCGGGGGACGGCTCCTCTCTGCGGGCCCTGGAGCACGCCGTGGCGGCCGTGTCGCGGGGGCTGGAGGAACAGCGGGCGGAGGCCCAGCAGGCGGGCGCCGACCGCGCGAGGCTCCGGACGCAGCTGCGGGCGCTGAGCGGCCAGGCGGCCGCGCTGCAGGCCGCGGAGGGCGAGCTGCGCCGGGCGGCGGGCGAGCTGCGCGCCTCCTTCGCGGCGCTGCTGGCGGACGCACTGCGGCACGAGGCCCTGCTGGCCGCACTCTTCGGGGAGGACGTGGTGGCCGAGGAGGAGCCGGGCCCGCTGGCCCTGAGCTACGAGCAGATGCGCGTCGGCCTGCAGGACGCGGCCCTGGGGCTGCACGAGCAGGCGCGCGGCTGGGCCGCGCTGGCCGCCAGGGTGACGGCCCTGGAGCAGGCGGGGGCGGCCGGGGGCGAGGCGGCGGGGCCGGCCCGGGAGCTGCAGCGGCTGGGCCAGTGCTGCGCGGCCGGGGCCTCGGGCGCCGCCGCCCTCAACAGCTCCCTGCAGGGCCTGCACGGGGCCGTCTCCGCCGCCCAGCTCGGCCTGCAGCGGCACCAGCAGCTCTTCCACCGCCTCTTTGCGAACTTCCAAGGGCTCGTGGCAGCCAACGTCAGCCTAGACCTGGGGAAGCTGCAGGCCATGCTGggcaggaaagagaggaaggagcagaAGGCCCTCGACGCTTCCCGGAGGAGGGACAAGAAGCAAGTGAGACCTTTGGCCGATGCCGACGTCCACGGGCCGGCGCCACGAGCCCTGGGAGCCGAGCctcaggaggcag gctcccccGTGGCCTTCTATGCCGGCTTTTCAGGAGGGATGGCCGCCCCGCAGACAGTGAAGTTCGACGCCGCTCACATCAACGTTGGCAGCAGCTACTTCGCTGAAGATGGCTGCTTCCGAGCCCCTGAGCGCGGGGTCTACCTCTTTGCAGCGAGCATTGAATTTGGCCCGGGGCCAGGCGCTGGGCAGCTGGTATGTGGAGGTCACCATCGGACCCCCATCGGCGCCGCCGAGGAGCGGAGGGGCGGAGGCGCGGCCacggccttcgctctggccgagCTGCGGGAGGGCGAGCGCGTGTGGGTGGAGGTGACCCAGGGCTCCGTGCGGCAGGGAAGCCCGCCTGGCACCGCCTTCGGGGGCTTCCTGCTGTTCAGGACCTGA
- the MMRN2 gene encoding multimerin-2 isoform X1 has protein sequence MILTLLLSLGGALGWGLLGASAQAPGPKFSDPHSPGLPGAWMSEAEDMGSDRRNWCPYQKSRLVTFVAACKTEKFLIHSQQPCLQGASDCQRVKVMYRIAHKPVYQVKQKVLASVVWRCCPGFAGSDCQHHDPAATPEPADPGDDLQEHWAGPADVEPAAETSNIRVRQERLLRGLQNDIHHPADSLPGPGMAPASNLTAAVTEAHEEALEFPGKSLEQVLPFSPVWSGFNQSLHSLLEAVRNLSLDVEANRQAIGMVRDSAVPRADFQELGAKFETKVQENSQRVGQLQQEVEDRLNAQQLSLQHSLSEVQAEVDTKLKRLLKAQEHLSNSSLAAAAAGAGARPEPESLQARLSQLQRNLSALHLDTSHREEALQGTLADMQATLDRHVEEIKELYSESDETFDQISAVEQQVEKLQGTQQELRELRVALMEKSLIVEENKVDTDRQLLELNLTLQHLQGGLADLIKYVTDCNCQKPPGGPDGTQEGPGNTMRDPEGAHGSLDLRRPGDGSSLRALEHAVAAVSRGLEEQRAEAQQAGADRARLRTQLRALSGQAAALQAAEGELRRAAGELRASFAALLADALRHEALLAALFGEDVVAEEEPGPLALSYEQMRVGLQDAALGLHEQARGWAALAARVTALEQAGAAGGEAAGPARELQRLGQCCAAGASGAAALNSSLQGLHGAVSAAQLGLQRHQQLFHRLFANFQGLVAANVSLDLGKLQAMLGRKERKEQKALDASRRRDKKQVRPLADADVHGPAPRALGAEPQEAGSPVAFYAGFSGGMAAPQTVKFDAAHINVGSSYFAEDGCFRAPERGVYLFAASIEFGPGPGAGQLVCGGHHRTPIGAAEERRGGGAATAFALAELREGERVWVEVTQGSVRQGSPPGTAFGGFLLFRT, from the exons TAACTGGTGCCCCTACCAGAAGTCCAGGCTGGTCACCTTCGTAGCTGCTTGCAAAACGGAGAAATTCCTCATTCACTCACAGCAGCCATGCCTGCAGGGAGCTTCGGACTGCCAGAGAGTCAAAGTCat GTACCGCATAGCCCACAAGCCGGTGTACCAGGTCAAACAGAAGGTGCTGGCCTCCGTGGTCTGGAGGTGCTGCCCGGGCTTTGCTGGCTCTGACTGCCAGCACCATG ATCCTGCTGCGACCCCTGAGCCCGCAGACCCGGGTGACGACCTCCAGGAGCACTGGGCCGGGCCGGCGGACGTGGAACCTG CTGCAGAGACCAGCAACATCAGGGTGCGGCAGGAACGCCTGCTGAGAGGTCTCCAGAATGACATCCACCACCCGGCGGACAGCCTCCCAGGCCCGGGGATGGCCCCGGCAAGCAACCTCACAGCCGCAGTGACTGAGGCACATGAGGAGGCGCTTG AGTTTCCCGGCAAGTCCTTGGAGCAGGTGCTGCCTTTCAGCCCCGTTTGGAGCGGCTTTAACCAGAGCCTGCACAGCCTCTTGGAGGCCGTCAGAAACCTCTCTCTTGATGTGGAGGCCAACCGACAGGCCATCGGCATGGTCCGGGACAGCGCCGTGCCCAGGGCTGACTTCCAGGAGCTTGGAGCCAAGTTTGAGACCAAGGTCCAGGAGAACAGCCAGAGAGTGGGCCAGCTGCAGCAGGAGGTGGAGGACCGGCTGAACGCCCAGCAGCTCTCCCTGCAGCATTCGCTTTCCGAGGTCCAGGCGGAAGTGGACACCAAGTTGAAGAGGCTCCTTAAGGCCCAGGAGCACCTGTCCAATAGCAGCCTGGCGGCAGCCGCGGCTGGGGCAGGAGCCCGGCCCGAGCCGGAGAgcctgcaggcccggctgagcCAGCTGCAGAGGAACCTCTCGGCGCTGCACCTGGACACCAGCCACAGGGAAGAGGCGCTGCAGGGCACCCTGGCGGACATGCAGGCGACCCTCGACCGGCACGTGGAAGAGATCAAGGAGTTGTATTCCGAATCGGACGAGACCTTCGATCAGATCAGTGCGGTGGAGCAGCAGGTGGAGAAGCTGCAGGGAACCCAGCAGGAGCTGCGGGAGTTGCGCGTGGCCCTGATGGAGAAGTCGCTCATCGTGGAGGAGAACAAGGTGGACACGGACCGGCAGCTCCTGGAGCTCAACCTCACCCTCCAGCACCTGCAGGGCGGCCTCGCCGACCTCATCAAGTACGTCACGGACTGCAACTGCCAGAAGCCCCCCGGGGGCCCGGACGGTACCCAGGAGGGCCCGGGGAACACCATGCGCGACCCGGAGGGCGCCCACGGGAGCCTGGACCTGCGGCGCCCGGGGGACGGCTCCTCTCTGCGGGCCCTGGAGCACGCCGTGGCGGCCGTGTCGCGGGGGCTGGAGGAACAGCGGGCGGAGGCCCAGCAGGCGGGCGCCGACCGCGCGAGGCTCCGGACGCAGCTGCGGGCGCTGAGCGGCCAGGCGGCCGCGCTGCAGGCCGCGGAGGGCGAGCTGCGCCGGGCGGCGGGCGAGCTGCGCGCCTCCTTCGCGGCGCTGCTGGCGGACGCACTGCGGCACGAGGCCCTGCTGGCCGCACTCTTCGGGGAGGACGTGGTGGCCGAGGAGGAGCCGGGCCCGCTGGCCCTGAGCTACGAGCAGATGCGCGTCGGCCTGCAGGACGCGGCCCTGGGGCTGCACGAGCAGGCGCGCGGCTGGGCCGCGCTGGCCGCCAGGGTGACGGCCCTGGAGCAGGCGGGGGCGGCCGGGGGCGAGGCGGCGGGGCCGGCCCGGGAGCTGCAGCGGCTGGGCCAGTGCTGCGCGGCCGGGGCCTCGGGCGCCGCCGCCCTCAACAGCTCCCTGCAGGGCCTGCACGGGGCCGTCTCCGCCGCCCAGCTCGGCCTGCAGCGGCACCAGCAGCTCTTCCACCGCCTCTTTGCGAACTTCCAAGGGCTCGTGGCAGCCAACGTCAGCCTAGACCTGGGGAAGCTGCAGGCCATGCTGggcaggaaagagaggaaggagcagaAGGCCCTCGACGCTTCCCGGAGGAGGGACAAGAAGCAAGTGAGACCTTTGGCCGATGCCGACGTCCACGGGCCGGCGCCACGAGCCCTGGGAGCCGAGCctcaggaggcag gctcccccGTGGCCTTCTATGCCGGCTTTTCAGGAGGGATGGCCGCCCCGCAGACAGTGAAGTTCGACGCCGCTCACATCAACGTTGGCAGCAGCTACTTCGCTGAAGATGGCTGCTTCCGAGCCCCTGAGCGCGGGGTCTACCTCTTTGCAGCGAGCATTGAATTTGGCCCGGGGCCAGGCGCTGGGCAGCTGGTATGTGGAGGTCACCATCGGACCCCCATCGGCGCCGCCGAGGAGCGGAGGGGCGGAGGCGCGGCCacggccttcgctctggccgagCTGCGGGAGGGCGAGCGCGTGTGGGTGGAGGTGACCCAGGGCTCCGTGCGGCAGGGAAGCCCGCCTGGCACCGCCTTCGGGGGCTTCCTGCTGTTCAGGACCTGA